CCACAGCAGCTTGAAAAGGCCGAATGGAAAGAGGCGACCATCCGGCAGGTGGGCCAGGGCTTCATTGATGTTGGGCAGAATCAAGGAAAAGCCGGCTACCTTGCCACCGACCTCGGCGAAGTAGACCAACCCAGGATCAACCAGTAATTTGAGGTCCTTGGCCATATGGACGAACTCCTCGTCGTCCATCCAGAGAGCACCCCAGTTCTCGGCCCACGCCTGGTTGTAGACCTGCTTCACCAACTCCACCTCATACCAGAAACGTTTCATGTTTGCATTACGAATGGTGAAACGCCCCAGGCTCTCCATTTTACGCAAGTGATCGATAAAGCGCTGCGGGAAATCCATCGGCGTATACAACTCGTAGGCCCACACGTCCTTCACCTTAGCAAGGCCCAACCGGTCCAGATGCTCGGCGTAATAGGGGTAGTTGTAGGGCATCAAGATCATGGGGGGTGAATCGAAAGCGTCCATTAAAATACCGATGGTTCCGTTAATATCGGGACTGAACGGGCCCATGATCTCGGTGGCTCCGTACGGCTTCAGCCAATCCCGCGCTGCATCCAGAAGGGCGGCGGTGACCTCCACTTCATCCACCATGTCCAGGTAGCCGAACATGCCCACGTTGACGTTGTAAACCTCGTTGTGCCTGCGGTTGTGGAAAACGGCGATGCGCCCCAGGTCACGCCCGTTGCGGGTGGCGAGGAAGAAGGCCGCGGAGGCATGGCGGTAAAAGGGGTGCTTCTGCGGCGAGAGCTGGGCTTTCATGTCAAGCCGCAGTGGCGGGACCCAGTAAGGATGCCCCTTGTAGAGCTGGTAGGGCAGATCGATGAACCGGCGCAACAGAGCCGGGCGGTTAACCTCCAGGATACGCAAAATAGGTTCCTTGTGCTTGAAATCCCAATTTACACGGCCGGACCCCGGGATGGTAGGTTCGTAATCAAGTCTGTTCGGCCATGGCTGGAGGTGAACTCAAACCCACCACCGGACGGTTTCTATCGCTTACCCAATTCCGGATTATTCAATGACTGCCTGGGTCGCATTCCGGTGCCCGCATTGAACTTCGCGCTCCCTGGTGGGCGCTCACGAGATGGATTGGCCATAAATGCGGTAAGTCTTTATTTTTTGAGCGCCAATTCTTTGCAGGGTGTTGTTCATGATGGTGTTGTCTTCCAGAATCCATGACGCCTCTCCCACATGGTAACCTTTATCCAGCCCGGTCGTTAAGGTTTTTAGGTAAAAAGCGGCGTCAATACCCAACTGCCGGTAGGGTTTCAGCACACCCATCGTAAAGGCCCGTAGAGAGCTGATGCGCCGCTTGTGCCAGAGGAGCTTGAATAGCCCCAGAGGAAAAAGGCGTCCACCGGGCAGATGCCTGAGGGCTTCGTTAATGTTGGGCAGAGCAATAGAGAAGCCCGCCACTCGGCCGTCGACTTCCGCGATGTAGGCCAGATCGGGATCGACCAGCAGCTTGAGGTCCTTGGCGATGTGGGCGAACTCCTCGTCGTCCAACCACAGGGCACCCCAGTTCTCGGCCCACGCCTCATTATAAATCTTTTTCACCAACTCCACCTCATCCCAGAAACGTTTCATATTGATCCTGCGAATGGAAAAGCGGCCTCTGGCTTCGATTCTCTGGATGAATTCGATCAATCGCTGGGGAACCTCCACCGGCGTACGCAGCTCGTAGGTCCACACATCCTTCACCTTAGCGAAGCCCAGCTGTTCCAGGTGCTGGGCATAATAGGGGTAGTTATAAGGCATCAGGATCATGGGCGGCGAATCAAAAGTGTCCTTAAGAATGCCGATGGAGCCGTTGACATCGGGGTTATATGGACCCTGGAGGTGGGAGGCTTCGAACTGCTTCAACCAGGCGCGCGCCGCTTCCATGAGGGCCGCCGTTACCTCAATATCATCCACCATGTCCAGGTAACCGAACATGCCGACGTTCACCCGGTATACCTGGTTGTGCTTGCGGTTGTGAAAGACGGCCATGCGGCCCACATCGCGGCCGCTATGGGTCGCTAGAAAAAAAGTGTGCGCTACGTGGCGGTAGAAAGGGTGCTTGTCCGGCGACAGCTGGGTTTTTATATCCACCCGCAGCGGAGGCACCCAGTAAGGATGCCCTTTATAAAGCTGATATGGGAAGTCTATGAATCGGTCCAGGTGAGCCTTGTTAGATACTTCTATGACATTCACATTTTCCCCCTTTATATAATTTAATCCCATTTACTCACCGGTAAACAGAGGGAAAGGATGTTTAAAATTTCCTGCTTCCAATGACCCTTGCACTAAGCTGCTGATAAAGATCACCCACTGCGATGTCTTAGGCTGCCTGCTGGTTCGCCTGTAGAGCTTTACTTCCGGAAACGGAGATCTTTTCGGAAGAGTCCGCCATCAGCCCCAGCCGATTGGCTAGTCGCTCCCCTGCTGAATCTTCGCGATAGCCTCCCTGGCCGCCCCGCGGTGTTTGAAGTGCGCCTCCCGCTCAAGGCTGGCCTTCAGAGCTGGAATAGTCTTGGGATCGCCCAACTTCCCCAGGGCTCTGATGGCGGCGGATCGCACCCGGAAATCGGGGTCCTCCAGCAGGGATACCAGCCGGTCTCGAATTTCCACCCGCCTGACCGGGACCACGTCAGCCAGGTCGGCCAGGGCGGCGATGGCGCCGGTGCGGACTTGAGGGGGCTGGCCGTAAGCCGCCCAGGCGAGGGCATGGTCCACTCCGCGGGGATCGTTTAGCTGCGCCATCCCGTCCAGGGCGCTTCCACGGATAACCTCCTGGTCTGAGGCCACTTCCAGGGCCTCCACACATAGGTCGTAAGCGTTAGGGGTCGCGATTCGGGCAATGCTTCTCACGGCGGCCGCCTGGGCATAGTAGCTGCTGTCGCCGCGGAACACTTCCTCCAGGGCGGCTGCCACCTGCTCATCACCGGTATAATTCCCTAAGGCCGCGATGATCGCCTGCCGCACCTGAGTATGCTCGTCGTGCAGGTTGGCCAGCAACGAGTCCCGGGCTGCCTTGGTCTTGATCTTGCCCAGCGACCAGGCCGCCTTGGAACGGACACCACGGAATGGGTCCTGCCGTAGTGCGGTGCCCAATGCAGCGCTGACCTTGCGATCGGTGTATTCGGCCAGCCACTCCGCCGCCCGCATCCGGCTCAAGTCACCCGCCTGGGACAACTGCTCCAATACCTCCCCCTTCGGCTTCGGGAAAGTGAGCTCCTTGAGCACATGGTCATTGGGATCGAATTCCACGCGACTGGGCTTGGACGGGACCGGTAGGTAGAAAATCTCTTCGGCCTTTTCCACCTGGATGATGAAAGTCTCGCTGCCGAAGTCCCCGGTGACGGCGGCTTCGATGGGCATCTGGAACAGGGGTGTCAGCTGGTCCACCGTCTGGACCTGCTTGACTTCCAGGGCCACGGCTTGTCGCTTCCGATCCCATTTCCAGGACACCGCGTACTCGGGATGGCCACCGTGGTAGATCCACTGGTCGAAAAAGCCCTCCAGCGAGCGACCGGTGGCATCCTCGATGGCCTGCTTGAAATCATTGGTTTCCACGGTGTGCCCGGTGTGGGTTCGGCCATAATGCCGGATAGCCTTCCACCATAGCTCGTCCCCCAGCAGCGTGCGGATCATATGCAAAACCAGAGCCCCCTTCTGGTAGCTATGGCGATCGAACATCTGTTCCGGGTCCTCGTAGCGGTTGGTGACGATGGGCCGCCGGTACTGGCGGGAATCCTCCGCCAGGTAGGCCCGGCGATAGCCATCCAGCCTCAGGATAAACTCCTGACGCCCTTTGTCATGCTCAACGTAGAGCGCGTCGAAATAGGTGGCAAATCCCTCGTTGAGCCAGATGTGGTTCCAGTTCTTGACCGTCAGTAGATCACCCCACCACTGGTGCGCCAGTTCATGGGCCACCAGACCGGCGCTGGAGACGTCCAGCTGGGCCCGCTCATCATGCAGGGTGTTTTCGGTGAGCGTGGTGGCGCTGATATTCTCCATCCCGCCCCAGATGAAATCGGCGATGGTGGTCTGGGCATATTTCTCGTAGGGGTACCGGATGCCGATCATCTCTGAATAGTAGCCTATTATATCAGGGGTCTTGGCGAAGGAGCGCTCGGCCTTATCCCGGTACCTGGGCTCCACATAATAGAAGACGGGAATCCCCTCCCACTCATCACGAACCTCGGCGAATTCACCCACCACCACTGATACCAGGTA
Above is a genomic segment from Candidatus Neomarinimicrobiota bacterium containing:
- a CDS encoding N-acetyltransferase family protein, whose protein sequence is MRILEVNRPALLRRFIDLPYQLYKGHPYWVPPLRLDMKAQLSPQKHPFYRHASAAFFLATRNGRDLGRIAVFHNRRHNEVYNVNVGMFGYLDMVDEVEVTAALLDAARDWLKPYGATEIMGPFSPDINGTIGILMDAFDSPPMILMPYNYPYYAEHLDRLGLAKVKDVWAYELYTPMDFPQRFIDHLRKMESLGRFTIRNANMKRFWYEVELVKQVYNQAWAENWGALWMDDEEFVHMAKDLKLLVDPGLVYFAEVGGKVAGFSLILPNINEALAHLPDGRLFPFGLFKLLWYKRKITSMRGFAMGVLKQYRRMGIDAALYLNVFQTGIAKGYRMIEGSWVLEDNAVMNQTYAKLGARKAKTYRIYGQPIATDESD
- a CDS encoding N-acetyltransferase — encoded protein: MNVIEVSNKAHLDRFIDFPYQLYKGHPYWVPPLRVDIKTQLSPDKHPFYRHVAHTFFLATHSGRDVGRMAVFHNRKHNQVYRVNVGMFGYLDMVDDIEVTAALMEAARAWLKQFEASHLQGPYNPDVNGSIGILKDTFDSPPMILMPYNYPYYAQHLEQLGFAKVKDVWTYELRTPVEVPQRLIEFIQRIEARGRFSIRRINMKRFWDEVELVKKIYNEAWAENWGALWLDDEEFAHIAKDLKLLVDPDLAYIAEVDGRVAGFSIALPNINEALRHLPGGRLFPLGLFKLLWHKRRISSLRAFTMGVLKPYRQLGIDAAFYLKTLTTGLDKGYHVGEASWILEDNTIMNNTLQRIGAQKIKTYRIYGQSIS
- a CDS encoding M1 family aminopeptidase, with protein sequence MNQHRRLLFWSASLVVVLLALVLPGSAQDRGFSNERSTIHYTRDRSYDLQHLKLDISFDHAEGKVMGTATTTLAPINDGLTRVVFDAVDLSIESVALKVDVAIETTSKRGHRPLAYSVENGQLIINLDKAYASSEPIILEVAYQARPRKGLYFVRPDEAYPDKPWQIWSQGEMEESRYWFPCYDAPNDQMTTEMIVTVPEGQLAISNGELLDVRRNENTGTVTYRWRENVPHVTYLVSVVVGEFAEVRDEWEGIPVFYYVEPRYRDKAERSFAKTPDIIGYYSEMIGIRYPYEKYAQTTIADFIWGGMENISATTLTENTLHDERAQLDVSSAGLVAHELAHQWWGDLLTVKNWNHIWLNEGFATYFDALYVEHDKGRQEFILRLDGYRRAYLAEDSRQYRRPIVTNRYEDPEQMFDRHSYQKGALVLHMIRTLLGDELWWKAIRHYGRTHTGHTVETNDFKQAIEDATGRSLEGFFDQWIYHGGHPEYAVSWKWDRKRQAVALEVKQVQTVDQLTPLFQMPIEAAVTGDFGSETFIIQVEKAEEIFYLPVPSKPSRVEFDPNDHVLKELTFPKPKGEVLEQLSQAGDLSRMRAAEWLAEYTDRKVSAALGTALRQDPFRGVRSKAAWSLGKIKTKAARDSLLANLHDEHTQVRQAIIAALGNYTGDEQVAAALEEVFRGDSSYYAQAAAVRSIARIATPNAYDLCVEALEVASDQEVIRGSALDGMAQLNDPRGVDHALAWAAYGQPPQVRTGAIAALADLADVVPVRRVEIRDRLVSLLEDPDFRVRSAAIRALGKLGDPKTIPALKASLEREAHFKHRGAAREAIAKIQQGSD